DNA from Macadamia integrifolia cultivar HAES 741 chromosome 12, SCU_Mint_v3, whole genome shotgun sequence:
GTGCTACAAGGCTTCCCACCCTCGTCTCTCAGGGGCTGCTCTTCGTTTGGCCCGACGAGAATGGCTGGGACAGAGCTTCTGCCACCAAGCCTCCCATGTACTTTCTCGCTTCCCTTCAACATTTCTATCTTATAATCTGTGATTTTTCCAGTATTTGTTTAATCACAAGTtcattttaaattaaattaatgttCTTAGCTTATGTTATACTATCATGCTGCTCGTCCCTCTATTAAATTATTGTTGTTCAAAATTTCCCATCATGACGTATGGTTTCTACTTTGTGATGATGGTAATGCTCAGGCTGCCAGATGACTTTGACGATCCTGCGTTTTCGTCTGTGACAATCCAAAGAGATCTGTTTTATGGCTATGACACACTCATGGAGAATGTTTCAGATCCATCCCATATTGATTTTGCACATCACAAGGTAAACCTCTGTTTTAGTGTTTCCTTTGCTTTTTCCATATCATATTTACTTTCTAGTTTAATATTCATAGTTCCTAGATGGAAGTCTAGCACATCTACAAAGCTTAATTGATGCTGAGAAGTTTTTTTATATATGCTGGGCAGTGAACGGATCCTGATCCTCTCCAGCATGGGATGGGGTGCAGTTAGCATCCCCGGATGGGACCACGCAGGCACACACCCAAGGGCTCCCAGCCGTGGCATGCTCACTGCACCCCCTTCcatgctggagaggatctgggtGAGCAGTGAACTGGAGTGTCATCTCATGCCACAGAAATTGTACATATGAATTTGGCTAGCTATAAATGTTCTTTAAATATTGTAGAACTCCCTAAATGAATCTATTGGTTTAGcgaggagattttttttttttttttttttaaggggggggggggNNNNNNNNNNNNNNNNNNNNGTTGGGGGAGGGGCAGGGGGGGTGAAGATTTAGAGAGGTTATGAACAATAAAATTATGCATACAGCTATATGAGGTTATCCTATAAATTTTCTTACTATTCAAGATTTGATACTTACAGCTGTTGATCTAGTACTATAGTAAACCACCATGAAAAACCTTGCTGCTTATAAAATTAAACCTAAATCATAATCCTCTATGGACATTTTACAGAATCATTGTTGGAAATAATAGACAAAGGATCTCCTGATTTTATCAAAAGTTTAAAAATGTTAAtgaatatgtatgtatgtattatGCATGTTTCTTATGAAAAGGAATCATGCTACAGGTCACAGGGAGAAGGGACAGAGCGAAGCCTTTGCCATTTAAGTTGGAGGACAGTGGTGTTTGGGGCTTTGCTGGCGCAAATGAGGGGAACCCACGAATTAGTGCTAAATTTGTTGCACCTTGTTATTATATGAATAAGTGAGTTTTCAGTCTCATTTAATGATGACGCAGTTTTCATATAAGTCGGATTCCTTAGTTCATTTCATTCCTTAGAAATCTATATATTGATATTCTTGAATTTATGCGAACAATTCTACTGTATTGATGCAATGTTTTCGAATGCCAAAACAAGATGTGGGGGCATCAAACTTGCTTAAAAGATAAGGCATATTCATTGAGCTGTGGGTATATATAGTTAACTGAATTTGATCCGATGAAACTAAGCTTATTCTTAAATCATACCGTGGTTTGTGCCTTGGGCATCACACATGAAAAAAATCTGATGCCTCAGAAGAGTTGTGCAGGCCTCATGATGAAATGTCTGAAATGCATGTGTGACTTTAGAGAGCTTCATGATGCATTCCAAATTCCTTATCCTGGGGTTTATGATTGTTGTGTATCTCGGTGCCCTTTTATAATTCTGATTCGACACTAAGGAGTGAGGCAGTAGCCTAGTTGCAGAGGGTATACAGGTGAAAAGcagatcaataaaaataaacaaggtTAGGGACTGAAACATGGGCTAAGCTCTACATGGACTAGGTCTCTGAGTGGAAATATCATGATGGTAAGAAGTGAAGGGCTGAGAGTATTCATTGGAAGAGGAGTCAGAGGACGGGGTGGGGGAGAGGAAAATGTCTATGTGGATAAATTTaaaaagggaggaagaagggGGCAGGGAGATATTTGATACTACAGCCACTAGGATATTGATGCACCCAGATTTGTCAAGTTTCTTGGGGCCATATGGCTCAGAAAATGGACCAATGACCTGTTTATATCATTAGAATTTGTAGAAGTTACAGGTTTACAAGCTAAAGCTTTGAGATTATTATGGATATCTCaccttgaaaattgaaatactCAACTCAACTAGTTTCATCCAGAGTTGACACTTAAAGTCCTTTCCAGCCCTCCCGTTGTCCGCTTCAAACCTCCAAATTGCACCAGATCACTCTTCCTCAGCGCCTTCGTTTGTTTTTGTTGCAAAAGATTTGAACTGTCAGTTGATTCACTGATCACCTATTAGTGCTATTCCTAAGCCATTTGAATGCTCTACTTTTTTATCAATTCTTTCTAGCCTTGATGTGGAGGCTTGTGACATGCTTGACATCACAAAACTATAGCATTGCAAACATGGGTAGTAGGTCCATGTGATATAGGGCCCCATCTCATTGGTCAATTTTCATCTCAAACAAGTGTTGGAAGTGTGTTAAAATTGAGTTCACAGTGGATAAAATTGCAGAATTTCCATTAGATTCCTTTATTGtgaaatgtcattcttgtaaTTTATGAAACTTTTAACCCCTTCCCATGCATATttttggctgaaattttggGGATAGGATGGGCATATGGTCATCTATCCCATTAACCCTGTTGTGCCCATTCAAATTCTGCCATATGACACAGAAAAATATGACCTTGTCAAATTAGGCATATGTCTGCCCCCTTCCCCCTCGGCAAACCCAcccccccaccttttttttttttttttttttttaataagttgtCAATATAGCTTTTGTTCTAAATGTAATGGTGGTATTATAGTCATGTTATTACTTATAAGACTACCATTTAATTTTAATGGAAGGAGCATCAATCACACAATACTCCAATCACTTCTCCACTTGTTTCTCCAACTCTGGTTTTATGCAGCATTTTGGTCAATCTTTCACTACTTActgatgatgaatctaagataGCAGAGTGCCTCTTTTGGTTATTTCTTAGCCACTCCATTTCAACTCCTATTTTCACAAAAGTTGACTCCATATAatttttgttctcttccattttgTCTTGGAACTTCTTATGTTTTTTGCATGCCTCCATAGTACTCATGTGGCGTCTACATCTTCCTTAATCTCATCAGTCAACAATTATATCATTAAATAGTTAACTCCTCATCATCTATAAGTTGGAATAGTTAACTCTAATACTCTATCATAATAAATGTAGGAGGTACAAGCACAATACTGACCCCTAGGGTAAACCTACTTTAATTCAAAACATGCTTGTCTCTTTCCTGTTATTCTAGAACTAGTTATAGCTTGACAATCCACTCCTCAATCATGTCAACATATCTATTTTAACCCTTCTTTTTTTAGAACTCAAACATGATATCTCTagttatatattatatatgttaATGCTGTCTGTAAGTCAATGTGACCATTTTAGACATGAAtgtctttcatttttctatcCAAAACTTCTCTTTTGACAATCCTAAGTAAGAAAATAGCTTCAATGGCTCTCCCTTGCTATAACCAACCAATTTTTGATACTCTAGCTTTTTTTCTTAACCTGCTCCCAAGCTCTTCCTCCTAGAGTTTTATAGTATGGTTCGTAAGATTGATCCTGGTGTATATGGTGCTTCTCCATATATCtcccttgttttttttattaggcACTGTAGCTTTCGCTATATTCATCTTTCTCAAAGCCCCTCTACAAATTTAGGCAACCTGATTCCATAGATGTACATGTGATATGCATTTCTTTTAGAACTTTACCCTCCTAAACTAACATGCCCTCTGGGTTTTTCATTGAGTAGTTTGTAGAAACTCTTAAACCTGTCTTTACTCTTTCTGTTCGTTTATGATGGCTGAGAATAAAAGGAGAGTCCAATTCAATGACTAAGGGGCTGATATGGGATAGTTTCACCGATGGTTATTCATCCCataagaataagaaagaaaaatgaaaaagtgaCAGTAGGTTCATGTTTCTGTTAAAGCTTTCAGCTAGTGTCTCACTGTCATTGCCTTGTGCAGAATTCCATTTTAATCAACAAAGTGACCaaaacaacaactgcctagcatagttggtgagctgtggtgtgcaaaaatcccatgctcgccaggaggtctcgagttcgagtctcctggctgttacctacttccatccctacctatcaaaaaaaaaacaaaaaaacaaagtgaCCAAGGAAAATGTTTTGGTTGAATGTTATATAATTTGGTggtttagtaaatatatttATACAAATTGGATTTAATCCTagtataaagaaaaatgaatcctttatattgtttttatttctttcagaATAGAAATAGACACAAAGCTCCCTATATTTGGCGATCAAAAATGGATAATATGGATTTGTTCCTTCAATATACCAATGGCACCAGGGAAGACTCGTTCAATTGTTTGTAGTGCTCGAAACTTTTTCCAGTTCACAATGCCTGGCCCAGCCTGGTGGCAGGTAAGAGCTTTCTACCTTTCctctttgtattttatttttgttatgaTCTTGTATAGAACAACAAAATCATGTTATCATTTAGCTAATTCTCAGTATTCTACTTCTTGTCATGTTTATCTCTCCATATTTTCATGTGCATTATAGATGCTTAGTTTGTTTTAGTTTGAGTATGTTGGTTGGTATGGTGACCCAAGAGGGGATGGATTGGGTGTTGAATGACATTTCTAAACTTTTCAACTGACTTCAAGGTTGCAAAGGGAAAATGGAAACTCAAGCAATCACACGAGGGAAGAGAGAGTTTATAGTGACTCGGTCCTCTTGACCTACATCCTCTCCCAAGATCTCCTTACTCTTGGAATTCCACTATCAACGATTGATCTTCTAATGGTGCCAATCAAACCCTTACAATGTTATTTCCACAGGCTCACAACAAACCCAATCCCTTTTTCAGTAGATCAAACCCTCTACAATTCTGAGAAGTTGTTTTGTGCTTTGCAACTCAATTACAATGCCTTAGTAGATAATCTTAAATTTGAATAACAAATAAGCATGAATATCTTGTGTTTTACAGGCCTTGGTTTGATTCATGGAGATGCTATATAAACATGatcatctcttctttctcttttcccattcttttcCAGGCAAGTGTTTTTGCCTCCATTCTCATGTAATAGGAGAATCTTGTTGGTGATGTCAGGTAGTCCCTAGATGGCATGAGCACTGGACTTCAAACAAGGTCTATGATGGTGACATGATTGTACTTCAGGGTCAGGAGAAGATCTTCCTCTCAAAATCCATGGAGGATTCAGCTGATGTTAACAAGCAGTACTCAAAAATCACATTCACGCCTACCCAAGCAGATCGTTTTGTCTTGGCATTTCGGAATTGGTTGCGACGACATGGCAACAGTCAACCTGAATGGATTGGCATCACTACGCAACAACCTTTGCCATCTACAATCTTACCCAAGCAGCAGGTGCTCTTTCGATCTCATGTCCATATGTAATCAACATACATTCTTCTTCTAAGCTTTAGGTCACTTCTTCATTTTTGTCATTCTGATTGATACACATTCCACTAATCTTGCAGATGTTGGATAGATTTGAGCAGCACACTCTTAAGTGCTCATCATGTAAAGGAGCTTATAATACATTCCAATTGTTACTGAAAGTGCTGGTGA
Protein-coding regions in this window:
- the LOC122057361 gene encoding pheophorbide a oxygenase, chloroplastic, which translates into the protein MAPLLSTSTFTAARATLYIPISPSSSSSSSSQINPIKTQNLLVTSIISSGDCKNRRRASGRALHRHPLCRVGVAAPPTNAPSAEEEEVEEAGEEEEEEDSSSSSSKFSWRDHWYPVSLIEDLDAHAPTPFQLLGRDIVLWKDKATGDWVAFDDKCPHRLAPLSEGRIDEDGNLQCSYHGWSFDRCGSCVRIPQASTQGPEARAVRSPRACATRLPTLVSQGLLFVWPDENGWDRASATKPPMLPDDFDDPAFSSVTIQRDLFYGYDTLMENVSDPSHIDFAHHKVTGRRDRAKPLPFKLEDSGVWGFAGANEGNPRISAKFVAPCYYMNKIEIDTKLPIFGDQKWIIWICSFNIPMAPGKTRSIVCSARNFFQFTMPGPAWWQVVPRWHEHWTSNKVYDGDMIVLQGQEKIFLSKSMEDSADVNKQYSKITFTPTQADRFVLAFRNWLRRHGNSQPEWIGITTQQPLPSTILPKQQMLDRFEQHTLKCSSCKGAYNTFQLLLKVLVSVTVLCCATAGIPSEMKLRTIIGMLALLSAGLAYALHELQKNFTFIDYVHGEIE